ACTAACTCCTATCTATCCGGCTGCTTCAGATAAGGTAACGTAAATgtaggctaacgttagcttagcattgtaATGTCAACGAAACGGTCTTTGTTGTCTCgagataacaaaataaaacaaggttaAAATCCATGGCCGTTCTCGGCTTCCGTAAACATGTCTTATAAtattaaatgtttctattttttatataaaaatatgctgactttcttcttttaaatattcagatttctttcaaCAATATTACaattgttttttccccaaaaaatataacaatttaTTCTTTcaatatttatgattttttcataatttattattaattattgtaatatttttggGATTAAATGTAATACTTCTAATTGTCGAACAGTTTTCCTGGACAGCCAGCGAGCCTCTCAGGTGTTCATCAGGAGCAGGAGGGCCAATCAGCTGTTTGAGGAGGTGAAGCCAGGTGATCAGCCagtaataatatatatgatatatttttgtacgtgtattattattagtttaagGTGTATTAATGCATagtattatgtaaatgtgtgttatacatattattattctgtattgtcccattttatgtaaataataaagtgtttgttttttaatatgatCAACGTGTATTCTCTGATACCAGGGAACCtggagagggagtgtgtggagGAGATCTGCGACCATGAAGAAGCGCGGGAGGTGTTCGAACAGACAGATAAAACAGTACGACACAATtaaatccaacaaaaaaaacacgtaTACCCTGCAGTAATAATACTAGAGTATTTCTCAGTACACTTTATTAGTCAGTAGTTTATTATCTAACCAGAAACTCTCCTCTTTAGGAACAATTCTGGACAAAATATGTGGGTGAGTTCTGCAGCAATTAGATATtaaagtaatataaatatatattctaatttattatttatcccTGTGAAACCTGTTGCAGTTTAATCTGAAGTTTCACCGTTCTGCAAACAGAACAAAGTCCAAAAGCAGATCACATGTTCACAACCCGAGTACACAAACAtctaactgtctgtctgtctgtctgtctgtctgtctgtctgtctgtctgtctgtctgtctgtctgtctgtctgccagaTTGTAAAGGGACTCAGATGATCAGAACTCTGAACAACATCAACATTGTCAGACAGTGCATTGAaggtaaatacaaataaacactaACATCAGTTCACgcaataaaatacacataaacactgacaacctgtgtgtgtgtgtgtgtgtgtgtgtgtgtgtgtgtgtgtgtgtgtgtgtgtgtgtgtgtgtgtgtgtgtgtgtgtgtgtgtgtgtgtgtaggacagTGTATTTCTGGTACTGGAGTGAACTATGAAGGAGACATAAGCATCACAAAGTCAGGACGACAGTGTCAGTACTGGACATCCAACTTCCCACATCCAATAACAAGGTAACCAACCAACTGTAACAAAGCATTGACCTACAGACCTTATGAACTAACAGACCATAATAACCCACCTGATGATCCGTCTGCAGGGAGTACAATGCTTCAGAGCCGGACAGCGTCCTGCAGGAGAACTTCTGCCGGAACCCGGACAACCGTGCAGAGGGGCCCTGGTGTTACACCAAGGACCCCACGGTCCAGAAGGAGGGCTGCAGGGTCCCCACCTGTGGCAAGTACcttgacaccacacacacttcctgtttgtacTCTCTGCAGACCAGCAGCATGTGTACAACTACACCTCTTTACCCCAGGTGAGGCCTTTGTCCCAACCACTGTGGCCCCTGAACAAATCAGAACCGGGGTCTGTTTACCCAACTATGGCATCGACTACATCGGTGACCTGTCCGTCACGATGGGGGGCCACACCTGCATGAAGTGGGCTTCTCCGCAGGCAAAGACCCTCAGCGTGGACAAAGACTTCATTCCAGAGGTCTCCCTGGACGGCAACAAGTGCCGCAACCCCGACAACGACCCAGAGGGGCCCTGGTGCTACGTAGAGGTTTCTGGAAACGTAACGGTGGATTACTGCGACCTGGATGTGTGTGGTGAGTAGTCCTGCATtcccaaagacaggaagtgaggacaTTAAtgaacttcctgtctgtctctcagaggaTCCGCTGATCGATTTGAACCCAGAGGACGGAGATCGCGAGCGAAGCGTCCTCGGGCCCGCCAGGAAAAAGTTCTTCAAACCTCGAACCTTCGGAGAAGGAGAGAGCTGTGAGTGTGATGATACCTCGTAGATGAGCAGTCCGAGCTTTAGCCGTGCTTCTGTTCACTGTGCTTTGATTGTTGGCAGTGTGCGGGGAGCGGCCGCTGTTTGAGAAGATCAACAAACAGGACGGAAAGGAGTCCGAAATGCTGGAGTCGTACGCAGCCAAGCGCATCGTCGGGGGCGACGACGCCGATGTGGCCTCGGCACCATGGTAACCAAACTGCATCCTTTCTGCTGATTTTCATcttagaaaaacatattttctccgAACATTTTCAGGATTTAAGGGCTCataatgcgtgtgtgtgtgtgtgtgtgtgtgtgtgtgtgtgtgtgtgtgtgtgtgtgtgtgtgtgtgtgtgtgtgtgtgtgtgtgtgtgtgtgtgtgtgtgtgcaggcaggTGATGCTGTATAAGCGCAGCCCTCAGGAGCTGCTGTGTGGAGCAAGTCTGATCAGCGACCAGTGGATCCTCACCGCCGCTCACTGCATCCTCTACCCACCCTGGAACAAGAACTTCACCGCCAATGACATACTGGTCCGCCTGGGAAAACACAACCGGGCCCAGTAAGACTTCCCGCCTGCTGTCAGGGGCTTTCTTTGCTGGGTTCAGATCCTTGTGATTGTTGAGTTTTCTTCCCGCTGTGAACATGCTGCGACTCTGTTGATGTTTCCAGGTTTGAGCGCGGCGTGGAGAAGATCGTGGCCATCAGTGAGATCATCGTGCACCCCAAGTACAACTGGAAGGAGAATCTGAACCGTGACATCGCTCTGCTGCACCTCCGGCGGCCAATCGCTTTCACGGACCAGATCCACCCTGTCTGCCTGCCCAGCAAGAAGGTCGCAAAGGCGTAAGAAACACGGGACCACAAGGgttcattttaaatggtttCACTGGTTATCTCACTTCCGTTTCCTCCGTACAGACTGATGACTTCTGGGTTTAAAGGCCGGGTCACGGGATGGGGGAACCTGAAGGAAACCTGGAACCCCTCCGCGAGGAATCTACCTAAAGTCCTCCAGCAGATCCACCTGCCGATCGTGGACCCAGACATCTGCCGGGCCTCGACCACAGTAAAGACCACAGACAACATGTTCTGTGCCGGTAACTTCTATATGAGAGCACGAAATATCTCCAGACCTATTtatcagattttcttttaaattggtACAAAGATTCCTGATCCCCAGAGGATGGATCCTGCAGACTTTGGTGATTCTCCAATCATGCGTTTATATGTTTGTGTGGCAGGATTTAAACCAGAGGACGCTGAACGTGGAGACGCCTGTGAGGGAGACAGTGGTGGACCGTTTGTGATGAAGGTAAAAACACTGATCTTTCGAGCTCGGAAAGCAGCACATAATCAGGACTCCTGCTTTCAATACGTCTCTAATGATGACTGTTTAAGACGACTGCTAATTAACTCTCTGGCAAACGTTGTTACAGCTTTAAgaactgtctgtgtgttttctccgCAGTACCCGGCGGATAACCGCTGGTACCAGATGGGCATCGTGTCGTGGGGCGAGGGCTGCGACCGCGACGGGAAATACGGTTTCTACACACACCTGTTCAGGATGAGCCGCTGGATGAGGAAGGCCATTGAGAAAACGGACGACGAGTAAACAGATGCTAGAACaagatgctaatgctaataaaGTTTGTCCACGCAAAGTAATGTGAGATTGTTTAAAAGAAGCCGGAAAAGGATTCAAATGTAAGAGTCAATTTGAGGATGTTTCCTGCAGAAATAAAGGTGCATCAGAACATGTGTCTaaagttttatttcattaacaCAACTCAATATAAAGTGAGGGATCGAACGGAGGTCAAAGTGCAGCACCAATCAGCAGTAACAATCATCAGAGGGCTAATACCTGAAGTAATAtctgatatatttatattattaagaATTCATTTCTTTAGCAGCATCACTAGCTGTAGTCCTGATCAGTGACCCCCTTCTGGAGTCTTTGGGTGAATTAGTGGTGGGTCACACCTGTACGGACCAGGGGATGAAGGAGCCGGGCTCTGCAGGAGGAACCTGCAACACACAACAAGTCGCCAGGTTTGAAAGTGATGCAGGAAAACAACCTGACTATCAGACAGTGGAGGCCCTGATCCCAAGAGCCAGGCTTCGTCTCTCTGTATTCAGAGGCCCATTCCTGTCTCATCCCTCCCTGTTCATACCTGATCCCTGCCCGGATTTGCACCTAGTTTGTCCCTTTTTTATGCCTGATTTGTTCCTGATTTATGCCTATATGCGCCTCATTTATGCCAGTTTCCTGTCAGTGCCTCTTCTCAAAGAGTCAGTGGCACCACAGTAACAACCATTTCCAACACTTTGAAACAAGAACAACATTAAACCCAAATTCAAAGTAACATTCTagttatatttttctaaaatgaaaCATCTGATCTGCTGATGGATCAGTGTTTCTAAGGTTAGAAAGTTCGGGTACCAGTTTGGTGAATTTGTCGCTGCAGGCGTTGCGGATCCTCTCTGCGGAGGCGGGGCTGTCCAGCCTGGAGGGGCCGTGGAGGCCGGACTCCACCCGGGCGGCGCTGACGGCGTCTTTTATGGCGTAGAAAACTGACGCCGCCAGGAAGAGAGGAGGCTCGCCCACCGCCTGCAGAGGAGAACattcaacataaaataaatgtcccGAATATCAGCCAAGTGAAGTACCTTAAATGGACTTCAGGGGGCAGCACTTGCAGTAAATGGACTTCAGGGGGCAGCACTTGCAGTAAATGGACCTCAGGGGGCAGCACTTGCAGTAAATGGACCTCAGGGGGCAGCACTTGCAGTAAATGGACTTCAGGGGGCAGCACTTGCAGTAAATGGACCTCAGGGGGCAGCACTTGCAGTAAATGGACTTCAGGGGGCAGGACTTGCAGTAAATGGACTTCAGGGGGCAGGACTTGCAGTAAATGGACTTCAGGGGGCAGGACTTGCAGTAAATGGACTTCAGGGGGCAGCACTTGCAGTAAATGGACTTCAGGGGGCAGCACTTGCAGTAAATGGACTTCAGGGGGCAGCACGGGGGCAGGACTTGCAGTAAATGGACTTCAGGGGGCAGCACGGGGGCAGGACTTGCAGTAAATGGACTTCAGGGGGCAGGACTtgcagtaaatgtatttacctTGGAGGCGAAGATGGCCTTGTCGTTGGGAGCGTCGCGCAGCAGCGACACAGTGAGCTGGGTGGGAATGTCCCCGAATCCCGGGATCTTATAGGAACCAGGACCCCTGGTGAGGAGGACGCCCTGGGGGGAGTAATGCAACTCCTCCAGGGTAAAGAGACCCACCCCCTGCATGAACGCCCCCTCCACCTGCAGATACGGAGCAGAGATATCCATAAGTATCCGATCATAACCGTTAGAAACCTTTAGTACATGTTCTATTACTAGTACTGATTTATTGCACATGGTAATGCGGAGTGACGTCTTATATCTTTAGACTCACCTGTCCGATGTCTATCGCTGGGTTCAGGCTGTGGCCGACGTCCATCACTATGGTGGTACTCAGGTTCTACAACACAATTATAACAACTTTTAATTATAGATTGTGAGAGGAAGAAAGGCCTTGTCTGAATTTGAGCCGGTAACGAACAGGATGGTGTCGTCGGCGTAGAAGCGAATACAGACTAATTAACAGGGGGCCTATTATTGAACCCTGTGGGACACGTTTTTTAATGAATTAGGACCGTGGAATTCTAAAGGAACCCTTAATTCACAATATTCTGATTTCATCCCCCCATTCTTTGAAGTATGCACCTTGTGAGCTCCAGTAAGGCAGTCAATCTCCACCTCCGAACACGCCACCCCGTACGTGAAGTAGTTGAACGCTCGGCCGGAGTTCGTCTCAAAGTCATAACCCAGGTCAGGCGTCCTAATcggaaacaggaagtcaaactCCGTCCAAGGCTTCATTTATCAACAGGTGAACTGAACAGGTGAACTCACTTGTAGAAACCGTTGGCGCTGAGGTTGACCCGGTTGAAGTATGCAGCTCTCACCTGAAACCCGGACAGAAAGATGAATGACTTCATTCATTTCACtgttttaaaggtatttttgttGCAAATTTCCTGCTCACCCAGTCTTCCCATGATCCTGTGGGGGTCTTGTATGGCTCGAGGCGTTTGGTGAGGATCTCACAGGCGTTCTGCACTGCGGCTCCGTTGAGGTCTGAGGAGGCGGAGGCGGCGGTGGGGCTGGTGTTGGGCACCGTGTTGGTGCTGGTCTCTGAGACATGGATCTTAGAACAGGGGATACCCAGAACCCTGCTGgctacctacacacacacacacacacacacacacacacacacacacacacacacacacacacacacacacacacacacacacacacacacacacacacacacacacacacacacacacacacacacacacacacacagagtagagcttctgaagctgcagctcctctaaTACTGAAATCAACTGTGTGAAAGGTAGGTAGGTTCTGGTACCTGGACCATCTTGGTGTGGAGTCCTTGTCCCATCTCCGTCCCGCCGTGGGTCAGCAACACAGAGCCGTCGGTGTAGATATGAACCAGAGCGCCGGCCTGCCGACACAGAATAACACATATTAACACACTCACCTCGTCCTTCAAGCCTTGAACGGAGAGTCTGACTGCAGTTTGTTTGATCAGACCTGGTTCAGGAACAGGGCGGTGAAGCTGATGCCAAACTTTGTAGGGACGATGGCGAGGCCTCGCTTGGTCCAGCGGTTCTGTCTGAGGCgaggaaaacaaagagtttCAACCACCTTCACTCCTCGGACAACAAGAACAGACATTTCCAGATGGTTCTCAGAAGGTTACCGGTTGTAGAGGTCGACGGCGACTCGGCGCTGTTGGTACTGGGAGCGGGACATGCACTCGTCCCAGCAGCGGTCCAAAGTGAACTGACCCAGGATCTGGTTGTAGGGCGTCTTCTGTCCTTCCATGTACAGGTTCAACCGTCGCACCTGCAGGAAAGTCAACGGTTTTCTGAATCTGTgtttggttgttagcctgaaataaggtctcaGGTAACGTTTTGTTCCAccacataaaacatgtcagtaaaaaccccactggtggattGAAAAACGGAGTTTACTAATAACAGTCTAAAAGAGACCCCACCTCCTCAGCAGGCTTCCCAAGGCTCTGAGCCACGTCAGTAATCCAGCTCTCCGTCACCATCATGCCTTGAGGTCCTCCGAAGCCCCTGAAGGCGGTGTTGGACGGCAGGTTGGTTCGGCACACGAAGCCGCGGCCGCGAATGTTGGTCAGGCTGTAGGAGTTCTCCATGTGGAACAGAGCGCGCTCCATGACCTCAGAGGacaaacatcagaacatcagcaCCCCGTCAGCTAAGAGAGGGGGGGTCCATTAGAGAGGATACTCACAGACTGAGAGAGGTCCATCGAGTTTCCTGCGTTACTGTAGTACGACACGTCCAGAGCAACCACCTTACCGCTGTTCAGGAAACCCACCTGCAGCGAGAGGAGCAGATACTCATCCCGGAATCAGACCAAAGCAAACGAACTGCAGGTCTCAGAACGCCCTGATAATACTTCTTAATTATACTGCAGAACTTCAACTGCTAGCAGTGACCACCCCCCCACCTTGTATTTTCCGTAGAAGGGGTGTCTCCCCCCGGAGATCAACATGTCCTCGTCTCTGTCCAGCATGCACCTCACAGGCCTCCGTAGCCTTgaacacaatcacacatttaGACTGACCATGAAAGCTAGATTTCCATTTCAGAGTAAAAGCATCAACATAAACATCAGTCTTACTTGTTTGCTGCCACGGCAACCACTGTGGAGAGCAGGGTGGTCCGGGACTCTTTCCCCCCGAAGCCACCCCCCATCCTCTTCACCCGGACCACCACCCTGTTGGCGGGGACGCCCAGCGCCTTCGCAACCAGGGACTGAAAGAGTGAAGACCACATTTCATAAGAGACAAAGTAGTAGCATCACTACCCGTGTTTCAGAGCATCACTACCCGTGTTTCAGAGCATCACTACCCGTGTTTCAGAGCATCACTACCCGTGTTTCAGAGCATCACTACCCGTGTTTCAGAGCATCACTACCCGTGTCTCAGAGCATCACTACCCGTGTTTCAGAGCATCACTACCCGTGTTTCAGAGCATCACTACCCGTGTTTCAGAGTAGTGTTACCTGTGTTTCAGAACATCACTACCCGTGTTTCAGAGTAGTGTTAcctgtgtttcagagcatcACTACCCGTGTTTCAGAGCATCACTACCCGTGTTTCAGAGCATCACTACCCGTGTTTCAGAGTAGTGTTACCCGTGTTTCAGAGTAGTGTTACCCGTGTTTCAGAGCATCACTACCCGTGTTTCAGAGTAGTGTTACCCGTGTTTCAGAGTAGTGTTACCCGTGTTTCAGAGCATTACTACCCGTGTTTCAGAGCATCACTACCCGTGTTTCAGAGTAGTGTTACCCGTGTTTCAGAGCATTACTACCCGTGTTTCAGAGCATCACTACCCGTGTTTCAGAGTAGTGTTACCCGTGTTTCAGAGCATCACTACCCGTGTTTCAGAGTAGTGTTACCTGTGTTTTGGTGGCAGCCTGAGTAGAAACAAACAGCTCCATCTCCCCGTCCTCTCGGGGGACAGCGAGGGAGACGTTGGTCTCCAGGTAAAAGTGCTCCTGACCTCCAATGTGCATCTCACCTGTCAAACAATCAACCAATAATCAGTCAGTACCTGAGCAGCTGGGCTTAGCAGGAAGTGGCTCACTAACAGTCCTACCCTCCAGGATGTGGTCGGCCTGTTTAAAGCCCGCCTCCAGGTCTCCGTTCTGGATGGATCTGATTGGCTGGTAGAAGGACTGGGAGGCGATGGCTTCCTGGATGGTGACGATGGGCGTCAGCTCCTCGTATCGGACCTGCACAGCTCTGGCGGCTCTCTGGGCGTGGAGCTGAGTGTCGGCCACCACGGCGCCAATGATGTGCCCGACACACGTCACCTGCAGAGATCAAGGGAAGCACCTGTCAGTCTGGGCGTGGCTCTGAGGGAGGCACCTGATTGGTCGATAGAGACACACCTGGCCACTGGCGAAGACCGTATCGTCGTTGAGGATCGGTCCGGTGGAGTTACTGCCGGGGATGTCTGcggcaaacacacagcagaccACGCCGGGCATTGCCTCCGCCGCCGAGGAATCTACAGAGCTGAGACACGGGTTAGTTATCACTGACTAGTTATCAGACAACTAGTTAACTCCTCGATACGGCATAAGCCCCACCTCCTCGTTAGCATTGTGCCACCAGTAGGTTAAGCAGTAGTTAGCAGTCGTGCGGCGGGCCTTACAGGATGTTGGCGTGAGCCTTGCTGCTGGTGACGAGCGCCAGGTACAGCTCGTTCTCGTACAGCGGCACGTCGTCGCAGTACACCGCCTCACCTGTCGCCTGCTGCAGGGCCGACAGGTGCATCATGGGGTGGCCCACCACGTCTTCCTGGCTCCGCCCCTCCGGCACCGCCTGCAGGACCCAGGTATAGTTAGGGTTGATTTAAATGATCATGTAGTATTAACACAACTCAATAACATATCGGTACCTGGTAGATCTGAGCACTGGACGGGGTCTCTGGGTGGTAAACCTCTGCAGCGCTGAGGCAGTCGGGCCGGACCTTCTCCACGGTCACACCCTGTCAAACAGGAAACCTATTATTAGTCTGGATCTGATTCAGGTCTTAGACATTATAAAGTCATGATAACTCCCACCTGCTCTTCGAGCTTCTGCAGCACCGTCAGGTAGAACTTGTAGAACAGGCTGAGTGTCAGAGTTCGCCGGTACGTCACCATGCCTCCGGGCGCAGAGGGGTCGAGGGTCATCTCCTCGGCCAATGAGGAGCAAGCCTCCTGCAGAAGCTCCTCCCCCCACTGCCTACCATGGGTAATAGCGATGATAGCGTTAGCATGAGTTCTGGATCACCGGATGTCCTGACGGTTCTGTCTCTCACCTTCCCAGCAGTCGCTTTGCCGTTTTTGTGGCCAGCTTGGTGGAAGCCGCCATGCCGCCGTAGCTCAGCCTCAGGTCCTCCACGACGTTGGTCGCGGGAGCGAAGGAGACGCTCATTGCCGCCGTGACGATGCTGATGTCGTCCTCCCGGCGAGGAGACTGTTTGAAGGCCGAGACGAACTGGTTCTGAGGAGATAAAGTGGAGTCAGCTCTGTGGGGGCAGCTGGGGGGGAGCTGAAAGTGTCTCTACCTTCTTGCTGTACGGGATCTGGATGGAGAGCAGGACCTCCTGTGGGCGCACTATGGTCTTCCTGTAGCCGGTGAAGAAACCGTCGTCCATCTGAACCTCCCGCGTGCCGTCtgagggtcaaaggtcaacaaCTGAACGTCCCTGATGTGTTACAAAGTCTTACTAAAAGAAGTGTGtggtagagaaactccctctggagggattttagcctctgcagaccactGACATGCACCTATAGTATTACAGGGGAGGGAGCCCCACAGGGAGTAGAATGGGGCCCCTTTAGGAAAGCTTTACTAAGGCGTTTCTGATCTCTTGTCTGGAGCGCCTGCCTCCGCCCTCCTGTGCTTCTCTGGGagtaaactgtgtttttttcacaccAGCTGTACCTGACATAATGAGTGTTTACAGTCGAAGAGTGACTCAGCACTTTAGGTGAAAGGTCACACCAtgactgtgtgttttcacaggTTTAATCCTCATCATTTCGTCTGATTGTGTGTTTGGTAAAATGGATTTGTTgcacctttcaaaataaacgtTACGCAGTCAGGGAGTGAGAGGATGACCcgcagtctgtgtgtgtgtgtgtgtgtgtgtgtgtgtgtgtgtgtgtgtgtgtgtgtgtgtgtgtgtgtgtgtgtgtgtgtgtgtgtgtgtttgtgtcttcctTCAGTGGACTCTGATCTCTGTCAAAACACAGATTctgggaaaatgtgtgtgtgtgtgtgtgtgtgtgtgtgtttcttccttCAGTGGACTCTGATCTCTGTCAAAACACAGATTCTGggaaaatgtgtatgtgtgtgtgtgtgtgtgtgtgtgtgtgtgtgtgtgtgtgtttgtgtgtgtgtgtgtgtgtgtgtgcatgtgtgttaccTTTGTCCACCAGCGTGAGTTTGCAGCCAGCTGCCATAAAAACCGGGTTGAGGTCCGATATGGGGCTGGCTGTCATGATGTTCCCCCCCACCGCCTGAAAACATAAGAAGATCTCATGTAACGCCGTTTGTTCACACGGACTACAGTTACTGAATGAACTggtttttattgcttttatggCACAAAGGGGCCtggaaatgtagtttttctaACCAGGCTCCGTCTATTTCCTGAAAAATGTACAGGTTTTTCACTTCGGCTTTGTCTAACTCCTGGAAAAAGTAAACTATTTTAGCTTTCTTGAGCAAAACGCTGGGATTAACAGAGCTACTGGTTGACGCACTGGTTTGGTGAGGATGAACCAAACATTAGCATGACTTAAAATGGTTGTTCTTCTGAAAGGTCTTTGTTCTACGACAGTAGCTGCTGGTGGTGTGTGCGACTCACAGCCACGTTGCGTATCTGCAGTCCGGCGAACCAGCGCAGCTGCTCGAGGACGGCGAGGAAGACTTCGGTCTGATGAGGAGGCAGAGTCTCCAGTGCTCTCTTCAGCACCGCCCCCATGTGGCTGAGAGTGCACGCTGCACCAAACTCAATACCTGCAAAAACACGTTCACATCACGTTCAGGAAATCTGAGTTAGTGGGTCACTAATTGGATAAATATTGACCGGATCCAATTCAAATTCATGCACATACT
The Eleginops maclovinus isolate JMC-PN-2008 ecotype Puerto Natales chromosome 24, JC_Emac_rtc_rv5, whole genome shotgun sequence DNA segment above includes these coding regions:
- the xdh gene encoding xanthine dehydrogenase/oxidase; translation: MNGDKTETWTWTGTGSGSGSGSDELIFFVNGKKIVERNADPETTLLTYLRRKLGLTGTKLGCAEGGCGACTVMLSRYQTQSQQLLHHAVNACLAPLCSLHLVAVTTVEGIGSVARKLHPVQERIARSHGSQCGFCTPGIVMAMYALLRNNATPNMADLEEAFQGNLCRCTGYRPILEGFKTFTVEGGCCGGKGRENGCCMTNGNAAQQNQEEDNDEATSLFNAEDFTPFDPTQEVIFPPELMSLSRGQWSSSLCFRGPRAAWFQPGSLQEFLNLKWKHPNARVVVGNTEVGIEVKFKNMVYPVILAPAFIPEMNDVTHTEDGIEFGAACTLSHMGAVLKRALETLPPHQTEVFLAVLEQLRWFAGLQIRNVAAVGGNIMTASPISDLNPVFMAAGCKLTLVDKDGTREVQMDDGFFTGYRKTIVRPQEVLLSIQIPYSKKNQFVSAFKQSPRREDDISIVTAAMSVSFAPATNVVEDLRLSYGGMAASTKLATKTAKRLLGRQWGEELLQEACSSLAEEMTLDPSAPGGMVTYRRTLTLSLFYKFYLTVLQKLEEQGVTVEKVRPDCLSAAEVYHPETPSSAQIYQAVPEGRSQEDVVGHPMMHLSALQQATGEAVYCDDVPLYENELYLALVTSSKAHANILSVDSSAAEAMPGVVCCVFAADIPGSNSTGPILNDDTVFASGQVTCVGHIIGAVVADTQLHAQRAARAVQVRYEELTPIVTIQEAIASQSFYQPIRSIQNGDLEAGFKQADHILEGEMHIGGQEHFYLETNVSLAVPREDGEMELFVSTQAATKTQSLVAKALGVPANRVVVRVKRMGGGFGGKESRTTLLSTVVAVAANKLRRPVRCMLDRDEDMLISGGRHPFYGKYKVGFLNSGKVVALDVSYYSNAGNSMDLSQSVMERALFHMENSYSLTNIRGRGFVCRTNLPSNTAFRGFGGPQGMMVTESWITDVAQSLGKPAEEVRRLNLYMEGQKTPYNQILGQFTLDRCWDECMSRSQYQQRRVAVDLYNRQNRWTKRGLAIVPTKFGISFTALFLNQAGALVHIYTDGSVLLTHGGTEMGQGLHTKMVQVASRVLGIPCSKIHVSETSTNTVPNTSPTAASASSDLNGAAVQNACEILTKRLEPYKTPTGSWEDWVRAAYFNRVNLSANGFYKTPDLGYDFETNSGRAFNYFTYGVACSEVEIDCLTGAHKNLSTTIVMDVGHSLNPAIDIGQVEGAFMQGVGLFTLEELHYSPQGVLLTRGPGSYKIPGFGDIPTQLTVSLLRDAPNDKAIFASKAVGEPPLFLAASVFYAIKDAVSAARVESGLHGPSRLDSPASAERIRNACSDKFTKLVPPAEPGSFIPWSVQV
- the f2 gene encoding prothrombin; translation: MDLTCRPVLLLLLLHGCFAQHVFLDSQRASQVFIRSRRANQLFEEVKPGNLERECVEEICDHEEAREVFEQTDKTEQFWTKYVDCKGTQMIRTLNNINIVRQCIEGQCISGTGVNYEGDISITKSGRQCQYWTSNFPHPITREYNASEPDSVLQENFCRNPDNRAEGPWCYTKDPTVQKEGCRVPTCGEAFVPTTVAPEQIRTGVCLPNYGIDYIGDLSVTMGGHTCMKWASPQAKTLSVDKDFIPEVSLDGNKCRNPDNDPEGPWCYVEVSGNVTVDYCDLDVCEDPLIDLNPEDGDRERSVLGPARKKFFKPRTFGEGESLCGERPLFEKINKQDGKESEMLESYAAKRIVGGDDADVASAPWQVMLYKRSPQELLCGASLISDQWILTAAHCILYPPWNKNFTANDILVRLGKHNRAQFERGVEKIVAISEIIVHPKYNWKENLNRDIALLHLRRPIAFTDQIHPVCLPSKKVAKALMTSGFKGRVTGWGNLKETWNPSARNLPKVLQQIHLPIVDPDICRASTTVKTTDNMFCAGFKPEDAERGDACEGDSGGPFVMKYPADNRWYQMGIVSWGEGCDRDGKYGFYTHLFRMSRWMRKAIEKTDDE